ACCGCGTGGAAGGCTTCGACCAGAATTTGGACTGGAACGTGGGTCTGCGACCGTAAGCAACATTTGCTCGTTTTTCCTTTTCACATGCTACACCTTCTCACCCCACAACTGGTAATGTAGTTGAATCCTTAGTGTACTCTTATTAGATTCTTGTTGTTTGCCCCTACCCTTCTCATGGCGCCTCACAAACGCGGGCGAGGCAGAGTTGCAGTTATCACGTGGGCATTGCTTTCACATGCCACatgcacattgcgcgcatgaAATTGGTCCATTCTCCCGCACAGTTGCTCCACCCCACGATGAGTACCAAATCGCGAACTGGACCGCGCCCTAACGCGGATGGTTGGAAGTACGACCGAAAGCTGCCTTTGCTACACAGAATTTTCACACTGTTCAACATTCTCCCTCCTAACCAGGAAGAGGCTTTCAAAGCGGATCCCAAGTCGAGAATGCCCGCTTTCAGCGAATGGAACCAACTTGCCTTTCCTTTGCCACTGGCTTTTGTGCCGTTTCTTGCACGATACTACTACTATCACAATGTTTCCCATGAAATGCCGAGTTCAATGGTAACGTGGCTGTTTCTTTTTGCGTACATTGTTTTTGTGGGCCTGCTGTCCATTCAGCAATATAACGGCTTTGTCCGTAAATACGGATACTTGGACGCGAACTCTGGACGTGACACTGTGCCTTATGAACTCATGCCGAAGGTTGCGTTCGAGATTTTCGCCGCCTCTTCGTTACGCACTCTCGTAATTGTTTTGGGCTGTTACGACCCCAAGGAACCGCCGAGCTTGAGCTTTTGGCTTCCGCTCCAGCTCTTTATGCTGACCTTGACGGAGGACTTTACTTACTACTGGCTTCACCGTCTTTGCCACGAGGCAGAGAGCTGCTGGCATATTCATCGCTTGCATCACACGACAAAGCACCCCACTACGATGCTTCTGGGCTATGCAGACGACTTCCAAGAGTTTATTGACTTGGTTGGCTCGCCCATGATTAGCTGGACCATGTGCCCGCTTGGGTTTGATGCTACAGTTGTTTGGCTGTTTATGCTGAACTATGTTCAATTGGGCGGTCATTGTGGAGCGCGATTGCACTTAGGCTCCATTCTGACAGGGCCCTACTTGCGCCCGTTTGGACTGGAACTTGTGGTGGAAGACCATGACCTCCATCACCGCCACGGCTGGAAAGATGCCTACAACTATGGCAAGCAGACGCGGTTCTGGGACTCGTTGTACGGAACTGCTGGCGACCGCGTGGAAGGCTTCGACCAGAATTTGGACTGGAGCATGAGCCTGCGACCGTGATCATAATTTGTATTTTTCTATAGATATTCATGGTTGTGCCCGCCACTGGAATTTTAACGAAATTGCAACAGTTCCTACTCGCTCgtttcgcgcagcgcgggGTTGTCTGCCCCGCAACAACTGGACTAGTGTCACGCGCCTATTCGGTGGGTTTGTGCTCGTGGAGTAAACCCACGTGGCATGCTGATCAATCGATGACGGGTACTGTTTTCACGTATGGCTAGAATTGCATTTGAAGTCGGCTGACTTGCACCGTTTCTTATCGTTCTGTCATGAGTGGCAAAGCGCGTGTTGGACCGCGACCCAACGCGGACGGATGGAAGCATGAGAAAGGTCTTCCATTCTTGCACAAAACGTTCACAGCGTTTGGCATTCTGCCGCCAAACAACATGGAGGCGTACAAAGCCAAGCCGGGGGAGAAAGTGCAAGTTTACCGCGAATGGAATCAACTCATTTTCCCTTTACCGCTGGCGTTTGTGCCTTTCCTTGCGCGTTATTACTACTACCACTATGTTTCTCATGAGATGCCGAGTACCTTGATCACGTCCTTGttgctctttgcgcacacTTTCTTGGTTGGCCTGTTATCCATTCAACATTTCAACAAGCTGGTTCGTCAACATGGATACCTCGATGCAGGTGCGGGTCGCGACACTGTCCCGTTTGAGCTCATGCCGAAAGTGGCATTTGAGATCTTTGCTGCGGCCATTCTGCGTCCAACCATGATTGTGTTGGCTTGCTACGACCCGAAGGAGGAGCCCCGCCTTACTTGGTGGCTCCCTGTCCAGATCTTTGTTCTTACTCTTACAGAGGACTTTACGTACTACTGGCTCCATCGCCTTTGCCACGAAGCAGATAGCTGCTGGCATTTCCACCGTTTGCACCACACTACGAAGCACCCCACTACGATGCTTCTTGGATACGCGGACGACTTCCAAGAGTTTATCGACTTTATTGGATCGCCGACAATCAGCTGGCTCATGTGTCCGTTTGGATTTGACGTGACTATGACTTGGATGTTTATGTTGAATTATGTTCAGTTGGCTGGCCACACTGGTTTGCGGATGCATGCGGGCTCGATTTTGTCCGGTCCTTACCTTAGTCCGTTTGGTATGGATCTCGTGGTGGAAGACCACGATCTTCACCACCGTCACGGCTGGAAAGATTCGTACAACTACGGCAAGCAGACGCGCTTTTGGGATACTTTGTATGGCACTGCCGGTGACCGTCTGGAGGGGCATCCCGATAATTTGGACTGGAGCCACTACATTAGCGTTTGAATAATGACTTGAAGCTTTTTCTACTCGGGTATTTTAGTTCTTGCGAAATGTTTTACAAGGGTATCTCGGCATAGCCTTTTGCATATGCACGGAACGCCACCTTGGGTTCCCCCCCCCCCGTATTGTATTAGTCAGCTTTGCGACGTTTGGGGCGCATTTTTCACACGATTTATATGCACTGGCCCAGCTCAGTCTACCGCCCGCTTACGACCTGCATTCACGATGAGCACCAAAGGCCGTACTGGCCCTCGCCCATTTGCGGACGCATGGAAGCATGAAAAGAAGCTGCCACTTGTGCACAGGGTTTTTATTATGCTGAATATTCTTCCTCCAAGTTCGGAAGAGGTGCACAAGCCAGAGCCCAACGAGAAAGTGCTTGTCTACCGTGAACTGAATCAGTTGATTTTCCCCTttccgctcgcgcttttGCCGTTTATTTTGCGGTATTTCTACTATCACTATGTTTCTCATGAAATGCCGGGCGCATTTGTAACGTGGTTTTTCCTTTTCCTTCACACCTTAACGGTCGGCATGTTGTCGGTCCGTCACTTTAACTTGCATCTGCGCATACACGGATACTTGGATTCCGAAGCTGGTCGCGACACTGTTCCTTTTGAACTTATGCCTAAGGTTGCCTTTGAAGTGATTGGCGCTGTGATGCTGCGCCCTGCCCTTATTGTATTGGCAACGTACGACCCCAAGGAGGAGCCTCGCCTTACTTGGTGGCTCCCTGTTCAGATGTTCTTGCTAACATTGACGGAGGACTTTACATACTACTGGCTTCATCGCCTTTGCCACGAAGCGGATAGCTGCTGGCATTTCCACCGTTTGCACCATACTACGAAACACCCCACTACGATGCTCCTTGGATACGCGGACGACTTCCAAGAATTTATCGACTTTATTGGATCACCCATGATTAGCTGGCTCATGTGTCCGTTTGGATTCGATGTAACTGTCACTTGGATGATTATGTTGAACTATGTTCAGCTGGCCGGCCACACTGgtctgcgcctgcatgcTGGGTCCGTTATGTCTGGGCCTTATCTTAGTCCGTTTGGCTTGGATCTTGTGGTGGAAGACCACGATCTTCACCACCGTCACGGCTGGAAGGATTCGTACAACTACGGCAAACAGACACGGTTCTGGGACTCGTTGTATGGTACTACTGGCGACCGTATTGAAGGAAGACCTGACAACCTTGATTGGAGTAAATTTATTAGTGTGTAAGAGCACATGTTCTCTTTATAGACTCGGGTTATACATATAGAATTGGACTACAAGTAACTGATGCGCTCTAAAACTAGCGTGTTTCTCCCCTGCTCCAGTGCAACCACGTGGCCTGGTTTTTGCATGTGTCAGCAACGGTTTCACATGTTCAGACGTGCAGATGCGGGTTATTACAAGTGAAGCAACCCCATACCGCACACTCACGTACTCACCATGAGCATCAAAGTCCGGTCGGGGCCACACCCCAAGGCGGACTCATGGAGAAGTAAACCGAATCTGCCTATTTTCCATCGCATCCTGAGTGGCCTGAACATTTTCCCTCCTCACTCAGATGAAGTATACAAGCCAGCACCGGGCGAGAAAATGCCGGTTTCCCGAGACTTATATCAGGTCTTTTCTCCCCTCCCGCTAGCATTTGTTCCTTTCGGATTGTTATATTGGTACTATAACTACGTATCTGCGGAAATGCCAAGTCCGCTTACCGTGTGGATGGGCCTTATTTTGCATACGCTTGTGTTTGGTGGTATTACCATGTGGTACTTCAACGCCCTCGTCCGCAAGCATGGGTACCTCGATGCAGGCGTCGGTCGTGACACTGTTTCCTATGATTTGGTGCCCAAGGTTGGATTTGAAATTTTTGGTGCTGCAATCTTGCGCCCTGCTGTGGTTGTGTTAGGCTGCTACGATCCCAGTCAGCCTCCTCGCCTTTCTTGGTGGCTTCCTGTTCAGCTTTTCATGCTTACGTTGACGGAGGACTTTACGTACTACTGGTTCCACCGGTTTTGCCACGAGGTTGACAGTGCATGGTCGATTCATCGGCGCCACCATACTACCAAGCACCCCACTACGATGTTGCTTGGGTATGCCGACGACTTGCAAGAGTTTGTCGACCTGATTGGGTCTCCCATTATCAGCTGGTTTATGTGCCCTTTCGGATTTGAAGTTACTGCGACTTGGATATATATTCTCGTGTTTGTCCAGCTGGCAGGCCACACTGGACTTCGGATGCATTTTGGAGCCATTATGACTGGGCCTTTCCTGCGTCCGTTCGGGCTTGAGCTTGTCGTGGAAGACCATGATTTGCATCACAGGCATGGCTGGAAGGACTCGTACAATTACGGCAAACAATCGCGGTTCTGGGATACGCTGTACGGTACTGCAGGGGACCGAGTTGAAGGTTTTGAAGAAAACCTTGATTATAACTTAACCCACTGATGGTAGTTGTGTTGTTTGATTTTTTAATTTGTAATCTGTTTGTAGGACCTAGAAATACAGTTAGAGCAGTGCTCCAGCATTGTAATCGAGTGTGCATTTGCCTGTTTCTGGTGTGACGGCGCATTTTCGCGCGCCTACGCTAGATTGCCACGGTACTTTTAGTCATTCCGGAGTCATGCCATTTACAAACTTGCATCTTGCGCTGTTGCCATGTCGAATGTAGACGGCGATTTTGACAAACTCATCCACCTCATTACTAAGGATGGTGTCGATGAGCACGACTTGGGATCGATGATGCATAAACTTTATCAAGCGTCCATCGAGTGTCCGCAATGTTTACGAAGCGTATCATATCCAAGACTGTCCTTTGGCATCCTAGATCGACTCGCTGTGCCCATAACACGCGAAAACGGCGGGTGGGGCAGCGGCATGTGGAGAACTCCCGGGTTTGGGTATGGTGGCAGCAATCATGGATGGTCGACATACGGTGCAGGAGAGTGGCTTGAATCCAATGGGTACAAGCAGCTGTTTTTTACGCAAGTACCCACCTGCAAAAGCCCGGGTGTGGACTTGGTTTTGCTGATTGTGTCAT
This is a stretch of genomic DNA from Malassezia vespertilionis chromosome 1, complete sequence. It encodes these proteins:
- a CDS encoding uncharacterized protein (TransMembrane:2 (i60-77o89-107i); COG:S; EggNog:ENOG503PAD9) — its product is MSGKARVGPRPNADGWKHEKGLPFLHKTFTAFGILPPNNMEAYKAKPGEKVQVYREWNQLIFPLPLAFVPFLARYYYYHYVSHEMPSTLITSLLLFAHTFLVGLLSIQHFNKLVRQHGYLDAGAGRDTVPFELMPKVAFEIFAAAILRPTMIVLACYDPKEEPRLTWWLPVQIFVLTLTEDFTYYWLHRLCHEADSCWHFHRLHHTTKHPTTMLLGYADDFQEFIDFIGSPTISWLMCPFGFDVTMTWMFMLNYVQLAGHTGLRMHAGSILSGPYLSPFGMDLVVEDHDLHHRHGWKDSYNYGKQTRFWDTLYGTAGDRLEGHPDNLDWSHYISV
- a CDS encoding uncharacterized protein (COG:S; EggNog:ENOG503PAD9; TransMembrane:4 (i60-78o90-110i167-187o232-255i)), which codes for MSIKVRSGPHPKADSWRSKPNLPIFHRILSGLNIFPPHSDEVYKPAPGEKMPVSRDLYQVFSPLPLAFVPFGLLYWYYNYVSAEMPSPLTVWMGLILHTLVFGGITMWYFNALVRKHGYLDAGVGRDTVSYDLVPKVGFEIFGAAILRPAVVVLGCYDPSQPPRLSWWLPVQLFMLTLTEDFTYYWFHRFCHEVDSAWSIHRRHHTTKHPTTMLLGYADDLQEFVDLIGSPIISWFMCPFGFEVTATWIYILVFVQLAGHTGLRMHFGAIMTGPFLRPFGLELVVEDHDLHHRHGWKDSYNYGKQSRFWDTLYGTAGDRVEGFEENLDYNLTH
- a CDS encoding uncharacterized protein (COG:S; TransMembrane:4 (i60-77o89-107i137-157o232-255i); EggNog:ENOG503PAD9) — protein: MSTKGRTGPRPFADAWKHEKKLPLVHRVFIMLNILPPSSEEVHKPEPNEKVLVYRELNQLIFPFPLALLPFILRYFYYHYVSHEMPGAFVTWFFLFLHTLTVGMLSVRHFNLHLRIHGYLDSEAGRDTVPFELMPKVAFEVIGAVMLRPALIVLATYDPKEEPRLTWWLPVQMFLLTLTEDFTYYWLHRLCHEADSCWHFHRLHHTTKHPTTMLLGYADDFQEFIDFIGSPMISWLMCPFGFDVTVTWMIMLNYVQLAGHTGLRLHAGPFGLDLVVEDHDLHHRHGWKDSYNYGKQTRFWDSLYGTTGDRIEGRPDNLDWSKFIKLDYK
- a CDS encoding uncharacterized protein (TransMembrane:2 (i60-77o89-107i); EggNog:ENOG503NZ9K; COG:S), producing MSTKSRTGPRPNADGWKYDRKLPLLHRIFTLFNILPPNQEEAFKADPKSRMPAFSEWNQLAFPLPLAFVPFLARYYYYHNVSHEMPSSMVTWLFLFAYIVFVGLLSIQQYNGFVRKYGYLDANSGRDTVPYELMPKVAFEIFAASSLRTLVIVLGCYDPKEPPSLSFWLPLQLFMLTLTEDFTYYWLHRLCHEAESCWHIHRLHHTTKHPTTMLLGYADDFQEFIDLVGSPMISWTMCPLGFDATVVWLFMLNYVQLGGHCGARLHLGSILTGPYLRPFGLELVVEDHDLHHRHGWKDAYNYGKQTRFWDSLYGTAGDRVEGFDQNLDWSMSLRP